The Natator depressus isolate rNatDep1 chromosome 8, rNatDep2.hap1, whole genome shotgun sequence genome window below encodes:
- the RPS14 gene encoding small ribosomal subunit protein uS11, with protein MAPRKGKEKKEEQVISLGPQVAEGENVFGVCHIFASFNDTFVHVTDLSGKETICRVTGGMKVKADRDESSPYAAMLAAQDVAQRCKELGITALHIKLRATGGNRTKTPGPGAQSALRALARSGMKIGRIEDVTPIPSDSTRRKGGRRGRRL; from the exons ATGGCACCGCGTAAGGGTAAGGAGAAGAAGGAAGAGCAGGTCATCAGCTTGGGACCGCAGGTTGCCGAAGGGGAAAATGTGTTTGGCGTCTGCCATATCTTCGCTTCCTTCAATGACACTTTTGTCCATGTAACTGATCTCTCCGGCAA GGAAACCATCTGCCGAGTGACTGGTGGTATGAAGGTGAAGGCCGACAGAGACGAGTCTTCGCCCTATGCTGCTATGTTGGCAGCTCAGGATGTTGCCCAGCGGTGCAAGGAGCTGGGCATCACTGCCCTTCACATCAAGCTGCGAGCTACAGGTGGAAATAG GACCAAGACTCCTGGACCTGGTGCCCAGTCAGCCCTCAGAGCTCTAGCTCGTTCTGGAATGAAGATTGGGCGCATTG AGGATGTcacccccatcccctctgacAGCACTCGCAGAAAGGGTGGTCGCCGGGGTCGTCGTCTGTAA
- the CD74 gene encoding HLA class II histocompatibility antigen gamma chain, with the protein MEDEDRRDLISTQERPGNGVMAPDSGAQRNYCSRGAVYSAVSILVALLIAGQAITIYFVYQQSGQIGKLTKTSQNLQLEALTRKLPQSAKPTSKLRMAKFSMPMVMRELPLAPKVDMTPLENTAMPSNSTTDQVKHLLLRADPSKMFPELKNNLMENLNHLKHTMTNQDWQSFESWMHKWLLFEMAKTPQTVQPTEVPADEVQSKCQAESSFSGVYPGRFRPQCDEHGDYLPKQCHASTGYCWCVYKNGTKIEGTDTRGKLDCPVTPGGLDTEELMYSGVDLLKLESGKGKDVSK; encoded by the exons ATGGAAGACGAAGACAGACGGGACCTGATCTCCACCCAGGAGCGACCTGGTAATGGCGTCATGGCCCCAGACTCTGGAGCACAGAG AAACTACTGCAGCCGTGGAGCCGTTTACTCTGCTGTCTCCATCTTGGTGGCCCTGCTGATTGCTGGCCAGGCCATCACCATTTACTTCGTGTATCAGCAGAGTGGCCAGATCGGCAAGCTGACCAAGACCTCCCAGAATCTGCAGCTGGAGGCCCTGACCAGGAAACTCCCCCAAA GTGCCAAGCCAACTTCCAAGCTGAGGATGGCAAAGTTCAGCATGCCCATGGTCATGAGGGAGCTGCCACTCGCCCCGAAGGTGGACATGACG cccctGGAGAACACGGCCATGCCTAGCAACAGCACCACGGACCAAGTCAAACACCTGCTGCTG CGGGCAGACCCCAGCAAGATGTTTCCTGAGTTAAAGAATAACCTGATGGAGAATCTGAACCACCTGAAGCACACCATGACAAACCAAGACTGGCAG TCGTTTGAATCCTGGATGCACAAGTGGCTGCTGTTTGAAATGGCCAAAACCCCCCAAACTGTGCAACCTACTGAGGTCCCAGCAGATGAAG TGCAATCTAAGTGCCAGGCGGAGTCAAGTTTTAGTGGTGTCTACCCGGGTCGGTTCCGCCCCCAGTGTGACGAACATGGTGACTATCTTCCCAAGCAGTGCCATGCCAGCACGGGGTACTGTTGGTGCGTCTACAAAAATGGCACCAAGATCGAAGGCACTGACACCCGTGGAAAGCTGGACTGCCCTG TTACTCCGGGTGGTTTGGACACTGAAGAACTGATGTACTCAGGTGTGGATCTGCTGAAGCTggagtctgggaaagggaaag ACGTCAGCAAGTAG